A window of the Oscillospiraceae bacterium genome harbors these coding sequences:
- a CDS encoding beta-glucuronidase — MTHCFDLSGTWAFQLGPQSGFPKTPYADTIHLPGTTSYYRKGKKNEKAETDCLTEEYPFAGSAWYSRTFTAAEDYSGESCFLLLERTRITTLWLDGTCLGTQNSLCAPHVYDLADHLTKGEHVFTLCVSNVGYPTKGGHMTSKDTQTNWNGVTGRIELQVFPKNRLSEIQVRPDAAKKEAVITATVCGGQAGTVSISAESFNSIGTHRPEPRVYPAAPGTLRVVFPMGRDALLWSEYQPALYRMKLTFSAGGTADTEEVTFGLRDFRTAGGKFTINGQETFLRGKHEALLFPLTGFAPTSLAAWMEKLERSKEYGINHYRFHTCCPPDAAFTAADLLGVYMEPELPFWGTVPEPDTADKSLREEQDYLEAEGLRMLKAYGSHPSFVMLSLGNELWGSSRRISQVLQNYHAFDSSRLYTQGSNNFQFCPEILPEDDFFCGVRFSRDRLIRGSYGMCDAPLGHVQEEVPGTMKDYDEAIYPEQKAGQKAAAGEKTIQIQFGTGTKTVKAAGKNDMVLPQVPVVSHEVGQYVVFPDFREIAQYTGPLKAKNFEIFQKRLRDKGMGDCAESFFYCSGKLAAQCYQEELEAAFRSQKLAGFQLLDLQDYSGQGTATVGMLNAFMRPKGLISPEKWRSFCSDAVLLARFPKFVYLSGETFRAALQMRCSRPGIPQKLTLFWTLQMGDTLLAHGRQEAESIQNGCCWFGKIACMLPQAAELREVTLSLALPALHLKKIYTVWVCPEKEEPASAVPVFERLDSQLISLLRKGGSALLFADEALPEKTIKTAYCADFWCYPMFRSISESMGKPLPVGTLGLVIDKGHPALRHFSSREYATEPWRSIVTDAPALILDTASPQLHPIVQVIDNFERNHKLSLLFECRVGAGRLLVCSCPKKQLQRTPEGRQLFSSLCEYAASDRFCPTVSLSERELKAFFTASEDWGTA; from the coding sequence ATGACGCATTGTTTCGATTTGAGCGGCACCTGGGCTTTTCAGCTTGGTCCGCAGAGCGGCTTTCCCAAGACCCCGTACGCGGATACCATTCACCTGCCGGGTACCACTTCCTATTACCGAAAAGGCAAAAAGAATGAAAAAGCAGAAACAGACTGTTTAACCGAAGAGTATCCATTTGCCGGCAGTGCATGGTATTCCCGTACCTTTACTGCCGCGGAAGATTACTCCGGGGAAAGCTGCTTTTTGCTTTTAGAGCGCACGCGCATTACTACCCTGTGGCTGGATGGCACCTGCCTTGGCACCCAAAACAGCCTGTGTGCGCCGCACGTTTATGATTTGGCCGATCATCTGACCAAAGGGGAACATGTCTTTACACTCTGTGTTTCCAATGTCGGCTACCCGACAAAAGGCGGGCACATGACTTCGAAAGATACCCAGACCAACTGGAATGGCGTGACCGGCCGCATAGAGCTACAGGTCTTTCCCAAAAACCGTCTTTCAGAGATCCAGGTACGGCCGGACGCCGCAAAAAAAGAGGCTGTCATTACGGCAACAGTCTGCGGCGGGCAGGCCGGCACAGTTTCAATTTCTGCCGAGAGCTTTAACAGCATAGGGACCCATCGGCCAGAGCCGCGGGTTTACCCTGCTGCCCCCGGGACCTTGCGGGTTGTCTTTCCTATGGGCAGAGATGCCCTGCTCTGGAGCGAATATCAGCCTGCACTTTACCGCATGAAGCTTACTTTTTCGGCGGGCGGCACAGCGGATACAGAAGAGGTAACGTTTGGTCTGCGCGATTTTCGCACAGCAGGCGGAAAATTTACCATCAATGGGCAGGAAACGTTTCTGCGTGGCAAGCACGAAGCCCTTTTATTTCCGCTTACCGGCTTTGCGCCCACATCGCTTGCGGCGTGGATGGAAAAACTGGAGCGCTCAAAGGAATACGGCATTAACCACTACCGCTTCCATACCTGCTGTCCGCCAGATGCCGCGTTTACTGCTGCTGACCTTTTGGGTGTGTATATGGAGCCAGAGCTGCCTTTTTGGGGAACGGTGCCCGAGCCGGATACCGCTGACAAGTCCCTGCGGGAAGAGCAGGATTACCTGGAGGCAGAGGGCCTGCGTATGCTGAAAGCCTATGGCAGCCACCCTTCTTTTGTCATGCTGTCGCTTGGCAATGAGCTTTGGGGCAGCAGCCGGCGCATATCGCAGGTCCTGCAGAATTATCATGCCTTTGACAGCAGCCGTTTGTACACCCAGGGCTCCAACAACTTTCAGTTTTGCCCTGAAATCCTGCCGGAAGATGACTTCTTCTGCGGCGTGCGCTTTTCAAGGGACCGCCTGATCCGCGGCTCCTACGGAATGTGTGACGCACCTTTGGGACATGTGCAGGAGGAAGTGCCGGGCACGATGAAAGATTACGACGAGGCAATTTACCCTGAACAAAAAGCCGGCCAAAAAGCAGCCGCAGGGGAAAAGACTATTCAGATACAGTTTGGTACAGGAACCAAAACCGTAAAAGCCGCGGGAAAGAACGACATGGTGCTGCCGCAGGTTCCGGTGGTTTCGCATGAAGTAGGTCAGTACGTTGTTTTTCCGGATTTTCGGGAGATTGCGCAGTACACCGGCCCGCTGAAAGCAAAAAACTTTGAGATTTTTCAAAAGCGCCTGCGTGACAAAGGAATGGGGGACTGCGCCGAAAGCTTCTTTTACTGTTCCGGTAAGCTTGCTGCACAGTGCTACCAGGAAGAGCTGGAGGCAGCGTTCCGCTCACAGAAACTTGCTGGGTTTCAACTGCTCGATTTGCAGGATTATAGTGGACAGGGCACAGCAACAGTCGGTATGCTCAATGCTTTTATGCGGCCCAAGGGCCTGATTTCGCCGGAAAAGTGGAGGAGCTTCTGCTCTGACGCAGTTTTGCTGGCACGTTTTCCGAAGTTTGTCTATCTTTCAGGGGAAACATTTCGCGCTGCGCTGCAAATGCGCTGCAGTCGCCCGGGCATTCCCCAAAAGCTGACACTTTTTTGGACGCTGCAAATGGGGGATACCCTTTTGGCACACGGCCGGCAGGAAGCAGAGAGCATACAGAATGGCTGCTGTTGGTTTGGCAAAATTGCCTGTATGCTGCCGCAGGCAGCGGAGTTGCGCGAAGTGACGCTTTCCCTTGCTCTGCCCGCGCTGCATCTTAAAAAAATATATACGGTTTGGGTCTGCCCGGAAAAGGAAGAACCAGCATCGGCGGTTCCCGTCTTTGAGCGCTTGGATTCACAGCTGATTTCTTTGTTGCGGAAAGGCGGCAGTGCCCTGCTTTTTGCAGATGAGGCGCTGCCGGAAAAGACCATTAAAACAGCTTACTGTGCTGATTTTTGGTGTTACCCAATGTTTCGTTCCATTTCAGAAAGCATGGGAAAGCCCCTGCCGGTAGGTACCCTGGGCCTGGTGATTGACAAAGGACACCCTGCGCTGCGGCACTTTTCCAGCCGGGAATATGCAACAGAACCTTGGCGCAGCATTGTTACAGATGCCCCCGCGCTGATTTTAGACACTGCGTCGCCGCAGCTGCACCCGATTGTGCAGGTTATCGATAACTTTGAGCGCAACCACAAGCTCAGCCTTTTGTTTGAGTGCCGCGTGGGTGCGGGCAGGCTGCTGGTCTGCTCCTGCCCCAAAAAGCAGTTGCAGCGGACGCCCGAGGGCCGGCAGCTTTTCAGCAGCCTTTGCGAATATGCCGCCAGTGATCGCTTCTGCCCCACTGTTTCTCTTTCGGAAAGGGAACTGAAGGCTTTCTTTACAGCGTCTGAAGACTGGGGAACTGCCTGA
- the xylB gene encoding xylulokinase, with protein sequence MKYLIGVDLGTSATKTVLFDENCHPLASASQEYPLSQPRNGWAEQAPEDWKNAVLTTIAAVLQKTGVDPHAVKGIGLSGQMHGLVMLDKENRVIRPAIIWCDQRTEAECAEITERIGRDRLIQITANPALAGFTASKILWVRRHEPENYARCAHILLPKDYIRFILTGEFATEVSDASGMQLLDVPKRQWSQEVLQKLEIDPALLAKVYESPEITGEVLPEIAKQTGLAAGTPVVGGAGDNAAAAVGTGIVQDGHAFTTIGTSGVVFAHTSKISIDPKGRVHTFCCAVPGCWHVMGVTQAAGLSLKWFRNNFCNAEIQTAEAMGVSSYALLDREAGKSPIGANRLLYLPYLMGERSPHLDSNCRGAFVGLSGIHTRRDLLRAVMEGVTYSLRDCYEVLKEMGVSIEEMMACGGGGTSPLWRQMLADVYACPVSTVQSEGPALGVAILAGVGAGMFPSVQEACAQFVSTSSTCKPIPENIPQYEHFYRIYTGLYSCLKDSFQQLAK encoded by the coding sequence ATGAAATACCTCATCGGCGTTGACCTAGGCACCTCTGCCACAAAGACTGTTTTATTTGACGAAAACTGCCACCCGCTCGCAAGCGCCAGCCAGGAATATCCGCTTTCACAGCCACGCAACGGCTGGGCTGAGCAGGCCCCGGAGGACTGGAAAAACGCAGTGCTTACAACCATTGCCGCGGTGCTGCAAAAAACTGGCGTCGACCCGCACGCGGTAAAGGGCATCGGCCTTTCTGGGCAGATGCACGGCCTAGTTATGCTCGACAAAGAGAACCGCGTCATCCGCCCCGCCATCATCTGGTGCGATCAGCGTACAGAAGCTGAGTGCGCCGAAATCACTGAGCGCATCGGCCGCGACCGGCTGATTCAAATTACCGCCAATCCCGCGCTGGCTGGTTTTACAGCCTCTAAGATTCTGTGGGTGCGCCGCCATGAGCCGGAAAATTACGCCCGCTGTGCACACATTCTGCTGCCAAAAGATTACATCCGCTTTATCTTGACCGGAGAATTTGCCACCGAAGTAAGTGATGCTTCCGGTATGCAACTGCTGGATGTACCCAAGCGGCAGTGGAGCCAAGAAGTGCTGCAGAAACTGGAAATAGACCCTGCCCTGCTGGCCAAAGTCTACGAATCGCCGGAAATCACCGGCGAAGTACTGCCGGAAATTGCAAAGCAGACCGGCCTTGCCGCAGGCACACCGGTAGTCGGCGGTGCAGGCGACAACGCTGCCGCCGCAGTCGGCACCGGAATTGTACAGGATGGGCACGCCTTTACAACGATTGGCACCAGCGGCGTTGTATTTGCGCACACCTCAAAGATTTCGATTGACCCAAAGGGGCGCGTACATACCTTCTGCTGTGCAGTGCCGGGTTGCTGGCATGTAATGGGCGTCACCCAGGCAGCGGGGCTTTCGCTTAAATGGTTCCGCAATAATTTCTGCAATGCAGAAATACAGACTGCCGAAGCCATGGGGGTAAGCTCCTATGCACTGCTGGACCGCGAAGCGGGAAAATCACCGATCGGTGCAAACCGCCTGCTTTACCTGCCCTACCTGATGGGCGAGCGTTCACCCCACCTGGACTCTAACTGCCGCGGCGCCTTTGTCGGGCTTTCGGGTATTCACACACGGCGTGACCTGCTGCGTGCCGTGATGGAGGGTGTCACCTATTCCCTGCGTGACTGCTATGAAGTGCTCAAGGAAATGGGCGTTTCCATAGAGGAAATGATGGCCTGCGGCGGCGGCGGAACCAGCCCGCTGTGGCGCCAGATGCTTGCAGACGTCTATGCCTGCCCTGTCAGCACGGTGCAGTCCGAGGGGCCGGCACTGGGCGTGGCGATTCTTGCCGGCGTGGGTGCTGGCATGTTCCCAAGCGTACAGGAAGCCTGCGCACAGTTTGTCAGCACCAGCTCCACCTGCAAACCTATCCCCGAAAACATTCCGCAGTACGAACATTTTTACCGCATTTACACTGGGCTCTACTCCTGCCTGAAAGACAGTTTTCAGCAGCTGGCAAAATGA
- a CDS encoding LacI family DNA-binding transcriptional regulator: MAVTIKQISELSGVSRGTVDRVLNSRGHVAPEKEALVRRVAEQLGYQPNMAGKALAARKKSYVIAVLLCSEGNPFFDEIIRGIRAAAEELTDFGVRVRLYTCKGYDDASLAEKMRSLPPDFHALVLTPVNRPAVLHEINALTKAGKPVVTINTDIEGSSRVCYVGSNYTAGGRLACGALRLITGGQAHLGIVSGSRQLLGHAQRIAGFCTAMRQNCPGFQVIGEIATEDDDIIGYSNAKHLLRDHPEIDALFLSAAGTYGVCRAVEEVRPGNAPKIVCFDTTPQVREFLEQGFIQAVIDQQPYRQGYEAVQAAYRNLLTGEVPASGRILMDNQIRITESFPSDASKI, translated from the coding sequence ATGGCCGTCACCATCAAACAAATCTCGGAACTCAGCGGTGTTTCCCGCGGAACAGTAGACCGTGTACTCAACAGTCGCGGGCATGTTGCGCCGGAAAAAGAGGCGCTGGTGCGCCGGGTTGCAGAGCAGCTGGGCTACCAGCCAAACATGGCCGGCAAAGCACTGGCCGCACGCAAAAAGTCCTATGTCATTGCGGTGCTGCTCTGCTCGGAAGGGAACCCGTTCTTTGACGAAATCATCCGCGGTATCCGCGCCGCAGCAGAGGAACTGACCGACTTTGGTGTGCGGGTGCGGCTTTATACCTGCAAAGGCTACGATGACGCTTCTCTGGCGGAAAAAATGCGCTCTCTTCCGCCAGACTTTCATGCGCTGGTGCTGACGCCGGTGAACCGGCCGGCTGTGCTGCACGAAATCAATGCTTTGACCAAAGCGGGCAAGCCTGTAGTTACTATCAATACAGATATTGAGGGCAGCAGCCGCGTCTGCTATGTCGGCAGCAACTACACAGCCGGCGGGCGGCTTGCCTGCGGCGCTTTGCGGCTGATTACCGGCGGGCAGGCACATCTGGGCATTGTTTCCGGTTCACGGCAGCTTTTGGGCCATGCTCAGCGCATTGCAGGATTTTGCACAGCCATGCGGCAAAACTGTCCTGGTTTTCAGGTTATAGGCGAAATTGCCACGGAAGATGACGATATCATCGGCTACAGCAACGCAAAACATCTGCTGCGGGACCACCCGGAAATTGATGCTCTGTTTTTATCTGCCGCGGGCACGTACGGCGTGTGCCGCGCAGTGGAGGAAGTGCGCCCCGGCAATGCGCCGAAAATTGTCTGCTTCGATACCACCCCGCAGGTGCGGGAATTTCTGGAGCAGGGCTTTATTCAGGCCGTTATCGACCAGCAGCCCTACCGGCAGGGCTATGAAGCGGTACAGGCCGCTTACCGCAATCTTTTGACCGGCGAAGTGCCGGCCAGCGGCCGCATTCTTATGGATAATCAAATTCGCATTACAGAAAGCTTTCCATCCGATGCTTCTAAAATATAA
- a CDS encoding DUF4867 family protein, with protein MKIQRIDTPAFVPYGRVIRGFSCAALQQVMEKLPAPESVIYQPSVPALEELPIAKEISQRLYGGLPVQVGCCNGENRKLDAVEYHRSSEINYAATDLVLLLGKEQEVDPVTFHYDTAKMQAFLVPAGTLLEVYATTLHYAPCRADGKFRCMVALPKGTNEPLPFAPQQTGEDALLFACNKWLIAHPESGLQKDGAFIGLTGSNLSV; from the coding sequence ATGAAAATTCAAAGAATTGACACCCCGGCGTTTGTCCCTTACGGCCGGGTCATTCGGGGCTTTTCCTGTGCTGCTCTGCAGCAGGTCATGGAAAAGCTGCCTGCACCGGAAAGTGTGATTTACCAGCCCTCTGTTCCGGCACTGGAAGAGCTGCCGATTGCAAAAGAAATCAGCCAGCGGCTTTACGGCGGTCTGCCGGTACAGGTGGGCTGCTGCAACGGCGAAAACCGGAAATTGGATGCTGTGGAGTATCACCGCAGCAGCGAAATCAATTACGCCGCGACCGACCTAGTTCTTCTGCTGGGTAAAGAACAGGAAGTAGACCCCGTGACGTTTCACTATGACACCGCGAAAATGCAGGCGTTTTTAGTGCCTGCGGGCACCTTGCTGGAAGTGTACGCGACAACCCTGCACTATGCGCCTTGCCGCGCGGACGGAAAATTCCGCTGTATGGTCGCCTTGCCAAAGGGCACAAATGAACCGCTGCCTTTTGCGCCGCAGCAGACCGGCGAGGACGCTTTGCTTTTTGCCTGCAACAAATGGCTGATTGCGCACCCGGAAAGCGGCCTGCAGAAAGACGGCGCGTTCATTGGCTTGACCGGAAGCAACCTGTCTGTGTAA
- a CDS encoding fucose isomerase, producing the protein MQNIPQVKLGLIAVSRDCFIVSLSERRRAAVVAACSKKGVEIYEAKTVVENEKDAQKAVQEVQAQGCNALCVFLGNFGPETPETLIAKFFDGPVMYAAAAEESGKDLINGRGDAFCGMLNCSYNLGLRHQRAYIPDYPVGTAEEVANMIADFVPVARTVLGLASLKIITFGPRPQDFFACNAPIKPLYDLGVEIQENSELDLLVAYRAHAKDSRIPAVVDDMAKELGAGNQFPDLLPRMAQFELTLLDWAEENKGSRKYVAFADKCWPAFPKEFGFEPCYVNSRMNTRGIPVACEVDIYGALSEYIGMCATGDTVTLLDINNSVPADLFAKEIQPQYPQYTLKDTFMGFHCGNTPSCKLCAGRAVKYQLIQNRLLENGGTPDFTRGTLEGSIVPGDITFYRLHGTADGKLQAYTAQGEILPADPCSFGGIGVFAIPEMGRFYRHVLLQKHYPHHGAVAFQHCGKTLFRVFQYLGVQDIAYNQPIGVRYPDENPFD; encoded by the coding sequence ATGCAGAATATCCCACAGGTAAAACTTGGCCTGATCGCGGTCAGCCGCGACTGTTTCATCGTTTCCCTTTCCGAGCGCCGCCGCGCCGCGGTTGTTGCTGCCTGCAGCAAAAAGGGCGTTGAAATTTACGAAGCAAAGACCGTTGTCGAAAACGAAAAGGACGCACAAAAGGCAGTACAGGAAGTACAGGCACAGGGATGTAACGCGCTCTGTGTGTTTTTGGGCAACTTTGGTCCTGAAACACCGGAAACATTGATTGCAAAATTCTTTGACGGGCCGGTCATGTATGCTGCGGCAGCGGAAGAATCCGGCAAAGACCTGATCAATGGCCGCGGCGATGCTTTCTGCGGTATGCTCAACTGCTCCTATAATCTGGGCCTGCGGCATCAGCGTGCCTATATTCCGGATTACCCGGTCGGCACTGCAGAAGAAGTCGCCAATATGATTGCGGATTTTGTTCCGGTTGCACGCACAGTGCTGGGGCTTGCTTCTTTAAAGATTATTACCTTTGGTCCGCGCCCACAGGATTTCTTTGCCTGCAATGCGCCAATTAAGCCCCTGTATGACCTGGGTGTTGAAATTCAGGAAAACAGCGAACTGGACCTGCTGGTTGCTTACCGCGCTCATGCCAAAGATTCCCGTATTCCGGCTGTCGTGGACGACATGGCCAAAGAGCTGGGTGCGGGCAATCAGTTCCCGGACCTGCTGCCCCGCATGGCGCAGTTTGAGCTGACTCTGCTGGATTGGGCAGAAGAAAACAAGGGCTCCAGAAAGTATGTCGCTTTTGCTGATAAATGCTGGCCTGCCTTCCCGAAAGAATTTGGCTTTGAGCCCTGCTATGTCAACAGCCGCATGAATACCCGTGGAATTCCAGTTGCGTGTGAAGTGGATATCTACGGTGCTTTGTCCGAGTATATCGGCATGTGTGCAACAGGCGATACCGTTACCCTGCTGGATATCAACAACTCGGTGCCTGCAGATCTGTTTGCAAAAGAAATTCAGCCGCAGTATCCGCAGTATACCCTGAAAGATACATTTATGGGCTTCCACTGCGGCAATACGCCGAGCTGCAAACTGTGTGCCGGCCGTGCTGTGAAATATCAGCTGATTCAAAACCGCCTGCTCGAAAACGGCGGCACGCCGGACTTTACGCGCGGCACGCTGGAGGGCAGCATCGTCCCCGGCGACATTACGTTTTACCGCCTGCACGGCACTGCCGACGGCAAGCTGCAGGCGTACACAGCACAGGGCGAAATCCTGCCGGCAGACCCCTGCAGCTTTGGCGGCATAGGTGTATTCGCTATTCCGGAAATGGGCCGCTTCTACCGCCACGTGCTGCTGCAGAAACACTATCCGCACCATGGCGCGGTGGCGTTCCAGCACTGCGGCAAGACGCTGTTCCGCGTATTCCAGTATCTTGGCGTACAGGATATTGCCTACAATCAGCCGATTGGTGTGCGCTATCCGGACGAAAACCCATTTGACTAA
- a CDS encoding patatin family protein: protein MPTGLVLEGGGLRGVYTAGVLDEFMKNKISFPSVYAVSAGACCSLSYLSGQYERNKDIFYHYVPDDRYVSFKNMRETGSLFGFNFIFGELFHKLNPFDYEAFRKSSVRLMIGVTDLLTGKEAYFTNSDMDENFLPVQASSSLPFWSPIVWINGRPYMDGGLAAPVPYERSIQDGNGRNVVVLTRDLSYRKRFAPDYPRGMIHVHYRDYPNFVKTLERRGYLYNRQMAFIRQQERAGNMVVIRPSSPINLGRCEKDAQKLLKVYYLGRRDAAARISAVKALTAKK, encoded by the coding sequence ATGCCTACAGGTTTGGTGTTGGAAGGCGGGGGCCTGCGCGGTGTTTACACTGCAGGAGTGCTGGATGAATTTATGAAGAATAAAATTTCCTTTCCGTCTGTATATGCGGTTTCTGCCGGGGCGTGCTGTTCGCTCAGCTACCTTTCTGGGCAGTATGAGCGAAATAAGGATATTTTTTACCATTATGTTCCGGATGACCGCTATGTCAGTTTTAAAAACATGAGGGAAACAGGCTCCCTTTTTGGTTTTAATTTCATTTTCGGGGAGCTGTTTCACAAACTCAATCCGTTTGATTATGAGGCGTTCCGCAAGTCTTCCGTGCGTCTGATGATCGGCGTAACGGATCTGCTTACCGGAAAGGAAGCGTACTTTACCAACAGCGATATGGACGAAAACTTTTTGCCGGTGCAGGCCTCCAGTTCGCTGCCGTTTTGGTCGCCGATTGTCTGGATTAACGGCCGGCCTTATATGGATGGCGGCCTTGCCGCGCCGGTGCCGTATGAGCGCTCGATTCAGGATGGCAACGGCCGCAATGTCGTGGTGCTGACACGCGACCTTTCTTACCGCAAGCGCTTTGCACCGGATTATCCGCGCGGGATGATTCATGTACATTACCGTGACTACCCGAATTTTGTCAAGACACTGGAGCGCCGGGGGTACCTTTACAACCGCCAGATGGCCTTTATCCGCCAGCAGGAGCGCGCCGGAAACATGGTGGTCATTCGCCCAAGCTCACCTATCAATCTGGGGCGCTGCGAGAAAGATGCGCAAAAACTGCTGAAAGTGTATTATCTGGGCCGGCGTGATGCCGCGGCCCGCATTTCGGCCGTCAAAGCGCTGACTGCAAAAAAATAA
- a CDS encoding dinitrogenase iron-molybdenum cofactor biosynthesis protein gives MKIAVPYDENGMVFQHFGHTQTFKIYTTNEKDIYSSALLETNGSGHGALALLLKQNNVDVLICGGIGGGAKTALAKVNIVVYPGVNGSADQSVQALLNGTLLYNANAQCQHHSGQTCGEHKCL, from the coding sequence ATGAAAATTGCGGTACCTTATGATGAAAACGGAATGGTTTTTCAGCACTTTGGGCATACCCAGACTTTTAAGATTTATACGACCAATGAAAAGGACATATACTCGTCTGCACTGCTGGAAACCAACGGCAGCGGCCACGGCGCACTGGCCCTTCTGCTGAAGCAGAACAATGTGGATGTTCTGATTTGCGGCGGCATTGGCGGCGGCGCAAAGACTGCGCTTGCTAAAGTCAATATTGTAGTTTATCCCGGTGTCAATGGCAGCGCGGACCAGTCGGTGCAGGCTTTGTTAAACGGCACCTTGCTTTACAATGCCAATGCGCAGTGCCAGCATCACAGCGGCCAAACCTGCGGTGAGCACAAGTGCCTGTAA
- a CDS encoding metal ABC transporter permease, with amino-acid sequence MSYIYAFIDTILPFDWTEFAYMKNALLAILLITPLFGLVGTMIVNNKLSFFSDALGHSALTGIAIGVLLGTDNYLLSMMGFALLFALGISAVIGSGTSSADTIISVFSSVGMALGIVLLSATGGFAKYSGYLIGDILTVQPKEILMLAVLLVAVILLWVFFFNKFLLTSINADLAASKNIPVKLLQNIFVLLIAILVTSTIKWVGILLINSLLVLPAAAARNLARSMRSYHFWSIGISLFSGVSGLILSYYAGTAAGGTIVLVSAVIFFISFFLGRRAERA; translated from the coding sequence TTGAGTTATATTTATGCTTTTATCGATACAATTCTGCCCTTTGACTGGACAGAATTTGCCTATATGAAAAACGCTCTGCTGGCTATTCTGCTGATTACCCCCCTGTTTGGGCTGGTAGGCACTATGATTGTCAACAACAAGCTGTCTTTCTTTAGCGATGCACTGGGGCACTCTGCCCTGACGGGCATTGCAATCGGCGTGCTGCTGGGCACCGACAATTACCTGCTCTCGATGATGGGTTTTGCCCTGCTGTTTGCACTGGGCATTTCGGCAGTTATCGGCAGCGGCACCTCCAGTGCAGACACCATTATCAGCGTATTTTCTTCGGTGGGTATGGCGCTGGGCATTGTGCTGCTCTCGGCAACAGGCGGCTTTGCAAAATACTCTGGCTATTTAATCGGCGATATTCTGACCGTACAACCAAAAGAGATTCTTATGCTGGCGGTGCTGCTGGTCGCGGTGATTCTGCTGTGGGTTTTCTTCTTTAATAAATTTCTGCTGACCAGTATCAACGCGGACCTTGCCGCCAGTAAAAACATACCGGTCAAGCTGCTGCAAAACATCTTTGTGCTGCTAATTGCCATTTTGGTGACCAGTACCATTAAGTGGGTCGGCATTCTGCTCATCAATTCCCTGCTGGTGCTGCCGGCCGCAGCGGCGCGCAACCTAGCCCGCTCTATGCGCAGCTATCACTTCTGGTCGATCGGCATCAGTCTATTTTCGGGTGTTTCCGGCCTGATTCTCAGCTACTACGCAGGCACAGCTGCCGGCGGCACGATTGTACTGGTTTCCGCCGTTATTTTCTTTATTTCTTTCTTCTTAGGACGGCGGGCTGAGCGTGCCTGA
- a CDS encoding metal ABC transporter ATP-binding protein, translating into MESCKCSTQIRSLGVRRHGAQILHDVNLDVHHGEIMALIGQNGAGKSTLLKALLGRLPYTGTITFHSADGSVLKDPHIGYVPQNLVFDRATPVTVLDMLSANLTRFPVWLGHRKEQKDLAAKMLQKVGGSPDLLPKRLGALSGGELQRVLLAFALTPMPDLLLLDEPVSAVDRRGIELFYDLVTHMRKQHAMPIILVSHDLSHVLKYATRAALINHTVIVSGPVDQVMRTDAVQETFGLKLAGGSGH; encoded by the coding sequence ATGGAATCCTGCAAATGCAGTACACAAATCCGCAGCCTCGGCGTTCGCCGGCACGGTGCACAGATTTTGCACGATGTCAATTTAGATGTACACCACGGCGAAATTATGGCCCTGATAGGCCAAAACGGTGCCGGAAAAAGCACACTGCTGAAAGCGCTGCTGGGGCGCCTGCCGTATACAGGCACCATCACTTTTCACAGCGCAGACGGCAGCGTGCTCAAAGACCCGCATATTGGCTATGTGCCGCAAAACCTTGTCTTTGACCGGGCAACGCCGGTCACTGTGCTGGATATGCTCAGCGCAAACCTGACCCGCTTTCCGGTTTGGCTTGGCCACCGCAAAGAACAGAAAGACCTTGCCGCAAAGATGCTGCAGAAAGTGGGCGGCTCACCTGACCTGCTGCCAAAGCGGCTGGGGGCGCTCTCTGGCGGTGAACTGCAGCGCGTGCTGCTGGCTTTTGCGCTGACGCCCATGCCTGACCTGCTGCTGCTGGACGAACCGGTTTCTGCAGTTGACCGGCGCGGCATTGAGCTGTTTTACGATTTGGTAACGCACATGCGCAAACAGCACGCAATGCCGATTATTTTGGTGTCGCACGACCTTTCGCATGTACTGAAATACGCAACCCGCGCTGCACTGATTAATCACACGGTCATTGTCAGCGGCCCGGTCGACCAGGTTATGCGTACAGACGCCGTACAGGAAACATTCGGCCTGAAATTGGCAGGAGGCAGCGGACATTGA